A region of Pseudomonas putida DNA encodes the following proteins:
- the atpD gene encoding F0F1 ATP synthase subunit beta translates to MSSGRIVQIIGAVIDVEFPRDVVPSVYNALKVQGAETTLEVQQQLGDGVVRTIAMGSTEGLKRGLDVVDTGAAISVPVGKATLGRIMDVLGNPIDEAGPIGEEERRGIHQPAPSFADQAGGNDLLETGIKVIDLVCPFAKGGKVGLFGGAGVGKTVNMMELIRNIAMEHSGYSVFAGVGERTREGNDFYHEMKDSNVLDKVALVYGQMNEPPGNRLRVALTGLTMAEKFRDEGNDVLLFVDNIYRYTLAGTEVSALLGRMPSAVGYQPTLAEEMGVLQERITSTKEGSITSVQAVYVPADDLTDPSPATTFAHLDATVVLSRDIASLGIYPAVDPLDSTSRQLDPNVIGNEHYDTARGVQYVLQRYKELKDIIAILGMDELSETDKQLVARARKIQRFLSQPFFVAEVFTGSPGKYVSLKDTIAGFSGILKGDYDHLPEQAFYMVGSIDEAIEKAKKL, encoded by the coding sequence ATGAGTAGCGGACGTATCGTTCAAATCATCGGCGCCGTCATCGACGTGGAATTCCCACGTGACGTCGTGCCGAGTGTATACAACGCGCTGAAAGTACAAGGCGCGGAAACCACCCTCGAAGTCCAGCAGCAGCTGGGCGACGGCGTGGTTCGTACCATTGCGATGGGCTCCACCGAAGGCTTGAAGCGCGGTCTGGATGTCGTCGACACCGGTGCTGCCATTTCCGTTCCAGTTGGTAAGGCCACTCTGGGCCGTATCATGGACGTACTGGGCAACCCAATCGACGAAGCCGGCCCGATCGGTGAAGAAGAGCGTCGCGGTATCCACCAGCCAGCGCCTTCGTTCGCTGACCAGGCAGGCGGCAACGACCTGCTGGAAACCGGCATCAAGGTTATCGACCTGGTTTGCCCGTTTGCCAAGGGTGGTAAGGTTGGTCTGTTCGGTGGTGCCGGTGTCGGCAAGACCGTAAACATGATGGAACTGATCCGTAACATCGCCATGGAACACAGCGGTTACTCCGTGTTCGCTGGTGTGGGTGAGCGTACTCGTGAGGGTAACGACTTCTACCACGAGATGAAGGACTCCAACGTTCTCGACAAAGTAGCCTTGGTCTACGGTCAGATGAACGAGCCACCAGGAAACCGTCTGCGCGTAGCGCTGACCGGCCTGACCATGGCTGAGAAGTTCCGTGACGAAGGTAACGACGTTCTGCTGTTCGTCGACAACATCTATCGTTACACCCTGGCCGGTACCGAAGTATCCGCACTGCTGGGCCGTATGCCTTCGGCAGTAGGTTACCAGCCGACCCTGGCTGAAGAGATGGGCGTTCTGCAAGAGCGCATCACCTCCACCAAGGAAGGTTCGATCACCTCCGTTCAGGCCGTATACGTACCTGCGGACGACTTGACCGACCCGTCGCCAGCGACCACCTTCGCCCACTTGGACGCCACCGTCGTTCTGTCCCGTGACATCGCCTCCCTGGGTATCTACCCAGCGGTCGACCCACTGGACTCGACTTCGCGCCAGCTGGACCCGAACGTGATCGGCAATGAGCACTACGACACCGCTCGTGGCGTTCAGTATGTTCTGCAGCGCTACAAAGAGCTGAAGGACATCATTGCGATCCTGGGTATGGACGAACTGTCCGAGACCGACAAGCAACTGGTAGCCCGCGCTCGTAAGATCCAGCGCTTCCTGTCGCAGCCGTTCTTCGTGGCCGAAGTCTTCACCGGTTCGCCAGGCAAGTACGTTTCTCTGAAAGACACCATCGCTGGCTTCAGCGGCATCCTCAAAGGTGACTACGACCACCTGCCAGAACAAGCGTTCTACATGGTCGGCAGCATCGACGAAGCGATCGAGAAAGCCAAGAAACTGTAA
- a CDS encoding F0F1 ATP synthase subunit epsilon, whose product MAMTVHCDIVSAEGEIFSGLVEMVVAHGNLGDLGIAPGHAPLITNLKPGPITLTKQGGAQEVFYISGGFLEVQPNMVKVLADTVQRAADLDEAQAQEALKAAENALNLKGADFDYGAAAARLAEAAAQLRTVQQMRKGK is encoded by the coding sequence ATGGCTATGACAGTCCATTGCGATATCGTCAGCGCGGAAGGAGAGATTTTCTCCGGTCTGGTCGAGATGGTGGTTGCGCACGGTAACCTGGGTGATCTTGGTATCGCTCCAGGCCACGCGCCGCTGATCACCAATCTGAAGCCAGGTCCGATTACGCTGACCAAGCAGGGTGGCGCCCAAGAGGTGTTCTACATCTCTGGTGGTTTCCTCGAGGTTCAGCCGAACATGGTCAAGGTGCTTGCCGATACCGTGCAACGTGCTGCAGACCTGGATGAAGCTCAGGCTCAGGAAGCCCTCAAGGCTGCCGAGAACGCCCTGAATCTGAAAGGCGCGGACTTCGACTACGGCGCCGCCGCCGCACGTCTGGCCGAGGCCGCAGCTCAGCTGCGTACCGTCCAGCAAATGCGCAAAGGCAAGTAA